Within Desulfobacter sp., the genomic segment CACAGATTTTGAGTTCCACCTTGGGCACAAAGTCGGTCTGGTACTCCGCTCCCCGGTACACCTCTTTATGGCCCTTCTGCCGGCCAAAGCCCTTGACCTCGGAAATGGTCATTCCGTTGACGTTAATCTTGGCCAGGGCGTCCTTGACCTCATCCACTTTAAACGGCTTGATTATTGCCAGAATTTTTTTCATCTTTTCTCCCTTCGGTTACGGTTTTGTTCAGCAACAACTTGCTTTCCTATAAGAGCAAAAGGGGTGCCAGGGAGAAAAAAACAGGAATTATAATTACAACATACTGATTATAAAGGATATTCTTGGGTAGGATGATTTTTTAGATATTTATAGCAACTTACAAAAATGTAATATTATTTTAGACAAAATTGTATTTTCATGAATTTAATCCCGAAACTTCCCGTCTTTTTCCTACATTTTTGTATTAAAATGAATGCGGCGTGAGTAATTGCGAAATAGTTCTGCCCCGGGCCACCCCTTTTGCAAAATAGGCTTTCACCGGCGGATATCCGCCAATCCCAAGGCATGTCCCCGGAAAACGGTAGAGCAGCGCTGCCCCGAGGCGGTGGAGATACAAATCCATAAACAGCCTGGAAAGCCTTCTGCGGTACCCGCTCCCGGCCCTGCCCTCTTTGCTGCGGACAATGGCCGCCGCTGCCGTCTTTCCGGAT encodes:
- a CDS encoding P-II family nitrogen regulator; the encoded protein is MKKILAIIKPFKVDEVKDALAKINVNGMTISEVKGFGRQKGHKEVYRGAEYQTDFVPKVELKICVDDDRAQAVVDTIVDTAKTGKIGDGKIFILPVEEVIRIRTSETGNSAL